One genomic segment of Ignavibacteriota bacterium includes these proteins:
- a CDS encoding ATP-binding protein, with amino-acid sequence MNILNKINLQPKSFILIFIAVAILVITSALFEFHQSKKELYDLMAEQSHSLLETTLAASTNALLSYESIDSELKNRLLNNANLIKLLLDKNQINNEILKRIADQNKIYRINIFDKSGKKLFTNHNPIHTDLEPKFEPKEILSPIFNGLIDTLFLGVKQARFESGYRFAIAVAAKNRSAIVLNLDAEEILNFRKQIGFGSLLKKLTANKNLVYAVLQNSNDVLAASGNISNLENIEDSDFLNKSLIDSTFAWRTIDLDSLQIFEAVHPFAHNNRIVGLFRLGISLEPLNAINQRIIRRLIIIGIILFVLGSLLLVYIFTKQNFNLLQKKFNVMEGYSNKVIQNVSDGVIVLDENNYVKIINSAARKLFQIINPTLNSQKLSDLISPDEYHDLLNSSKGLKQIECTINNHKKYLLVSRSEFFTENNLPNTILVIRNLTQQKLLEDQIQRKERLIAMGELASGVAHEIRNPLNTISTITQQLNKDFEPIERNEEFHTLASLVNKEVKRINETINSFLRFAKPEKIVLKEFQLSDLIKQIEDQYMPMLIEKFIAFEKIIEWNGIVNWDRNQIQQVLMNLIQNSFDAIDNGGKIILKIFLETNEQIRIEIIDNGNGIPTHILNKVFNLYFTTKAKGTGIGLSLVQRIIFEHGGTISIESEENKGTSFIIILPQFPITNKSN; translated from the coding sequence GTGAATATTTTAAATAAAATAAATCTTCAGCCTAAAAGTTTTATACTGATTTTTATTGCCGTTGCAATTTTAGTAATAACATCAGCTCTTTTTGAATTTCACCAAAGTAAAAAAGAGCTGTATGATTTAATGGCTGAACAATCACATTCTCTTTTAGAAACTACTTTAGCCGCTTCAACAAATGCTTTACTTTCTTATGAATCAATTGATTCTGAACTTAAGAATCGTTTATTAAATAACGCCAATCTTATAAAATTATTGCTTGATAAAAATCAAATTAACAATGAAATTTTAAAACGTATTGCCGATCAAAATAAAATCTACAGAATTAATATTTTTGATAAATCCGGCAAAAAATTATTTACAAACCATAATCCAATTCATACGGATTTAGAGCCAAAATTTGAACCCAAAGAAATTCTTTCTCCAATATTTAACGGATTAATCGACACACTTTTTCTTGGTGTAAAACAAGCAAGATTCGAAAGTGGATATAGATTTGCGATTGCCGTAGCTGCAAAAAACAGAAGTGCAATTGTTCTAAATTTAGATGCTGAAGAAATTTTAAATTTCAGAAAACAAATTGGATTTGGAAGTTTATTAAAAAAACTAACGGCTAATAAAAATCTTGTTTATGCCGTATTGCAAAACTCTAATGACGTTTTAGCTGCTTCCGGAAATATTTCCAATCTCGAAAATATTGAAGATTCGGATTTCCTAAATAAATCACTCATTGATTCTACTTTTGCTTGGCGGACGATTGATCTTGATTCATTACAAATTTTTGAAGCTGTTCATCCCTTTGCACATAATAACAGAATTGTTGGATTATTTAGATTAGGAATTTCACTTGAACCTTTGAATGCAATTAATCAACGAATAATTAGAAGATTAATTATAATCGGAATAATATTATTTGTACTTGGTTCACTGCTTTTAGTTTATATATTCACAAAACAAAATTTTAATCTCCTTCAAAAAAAGTTTAACGTAATGGAAGGTTATTCAAATAAAGTAATTCAAAATGTAAGCGATGGTGTTATTGTTCTTGATGAAAATAATTATGTTAAAATTATTAATTCTGCCGCACGTAAATTATTTCAAATAATTAATCCTACTCTAAATTCACAAAAATTAAGTGATTTGATTTCGCCCGATGAATATCATGATTTGTTGAATTCTTCAAAAGGATTAAAACAAATTGAATGCACAATAAATAATCATAAAAAATATTTACTTGTTTCAAGAAGTGAGTTTTTCACCGAGAATAATTTGCCGAACACAATTTTAGTTATTCGAAATTTAACTCAACAAAAATTATTAGAAGATCAAATTCAGCGGAAGGAAAGGCTTATTGCAATGGGCGAACTTGCTTCGGGAGTTGCTCACGAAATTAGAAATCCCTTAAATACAATAAGCACAATCACTCAGCAATTAAACAAAGATTTTGAACCAATTGAACGAAACGAAGAATTTCACACACTTGCAAGTTTAGTAAACAAAGAAGTTAAAAGAATAAATGAAACGATAAATAGTTTCTTAAGATTTGCAAAACCGGAGAAAATTGTTTTAAAAGAATTTCAATTATCAGATTTGATTAAACAAATAGAAGATCAATATATGCCAATGTTAATCGAAAAATTTATTGCGTTTGAAAAAATTATTGAATGGAACGGAATTGTAAATTGGGACCGCAATCAAATTCAGCAAGTGTTAATGAACTTAATTCAAAACTCTTTTGATGCAATAGATAATGGTGGGAAAATAATTCTTAAAATTTTTCTTGAAACAAATGAACAAATTAGAATTGAAATTATTGATAACGGAAATGGAATTCCGACACATATTTTAAATAAAGTTTTTAATTTATATTTTACGACAAAAGCCAAAGGAACCGGAATTGGTTTAAGTTTGGTTCAAAGAATAATATTTGAACACGGCGGAACTATTTCAATTGAGAGCGAAGAAAATAAAGGTACAAGTTTTATAATTATATTACCTCAATTTCCAATTACAAACAAATCAAATTAA
- a CDS encoding sigma-54-dependent Fis family transcriptional regulator has translation MKKLSVLIIDDEESQLHSLKSFLVRREYEVFTASDGMKGFSIIQSNFIDVVLTDFRMPNWDGFTVLKNVKEFNPEIDVVVITAYGSVEDAVSIMKAGAYDYLSKPIDLDELENLLNRIREKRFLFSENKLLKQQLEEKFKFDSIISESGIMQEVLNTAARVANSKASVLVRGESGTGKELIAKAIHFASPRKDKPFVTVNISSLSENLLESELFGHEKGSYTGATNLRIGRFEEANGGTLFIDEVGDIPLQAQVKLLRAIQFNEIQRIGGNVTINVDVRIITATHRNLEEMIKQSEFREDLFYRLNVVSICLPKLKQRKSDIPILIDHFVKKHSAINQKNVQSVSSEALDILMKYDYPGNIRELENIIERAVVLCRSDYITKSDLPNLINKISEKKIFDTTNLEDGYENKVRSFEKEIILESLSRTNGNKSAAARLLNITERHLRSRIEILNIIYTKE, from the coding sequence ATGAAAAAATTATCAGTACTAATAATTGATGACGAAGAATCGCAATTACATTCGTTAAAAAGTTTTTTAGTAAGAAGAGAATACGAAGTTTTTACCGCATCGGATGGAATGAAAGGATTTAGCATTATTCAATCCAATTTTATTGATGTTGTACTAACCGATTTTAGAATGCCTAATTGGGATGGTTTTACAGTTTTGAAAAATGTAAAAGAATTTAATCCGGAAATTGATGTGGTTGTTATTACGGCTTACGGAAGTGTTGAAGATGCGGTGAGCATTATGAAAGCCGGCGCGTATGATTATCTATCTAAGCCAATTGATTTAGACGAGCTTGAAAATTTATTAAACCGAATTAGAGAAAAAAGATTTTTGTTTTCGGAAAATAAATTATTAAAGCAGCAACTTGAAGAAAAATTCAAGTTTGATTCAATAATTTCTGAAAGCGGAATAATGCAAGAAGTTCTAAATACTGCCGCCCGCGTAGCGAACAGCAAGGCTTCTGTTTTGGTAAGAGGTGAAAGTGGAACCGGAAAAGAATTAATTGCAAAAGCAATTCATTTCGCAAGTCCCAGAAAAGACAAACCTTTTGTAACCGTAAATATTTCTTCACTTTCCGAAAATTTGCTGGAAAGTGAATTGTTCGGACATGAAAAAGGATCTTACACCGGTGCAACAAATTTGCGTATTGGAAGATTTGAAGAAGCTAACGGAGGAACTTTATTTATTGATGAAGTCGGCGATATCCCTTTGCAGGCTCAAGTAAAACTTCTTAGAGCAATTCAGTTCAATGAAATTCAGAGAATTGGCGGAAACGTAACAATAAATGTTGATGTTAGAATTATAACTGCTACTCATAGAAATCTTGAAGAAATGATTAAGCAAAGTGAATTTAGAGAAGATTTATTTTATAGATTAAATGTTGTTTCAATTTGTCTGCCAAAATTAAAACAAAGAAAAAGTGATATACCAATTTTGATTGATCATTTTGTAAAAAAGCATTCCGCAATAAATCAAAAAAATGTGCAATCTGTTTCTTCGGAAGCATTAGATATTTTAATGAAATATGATTACCCCGGAAATATTCGTGAATTAGAAAATATTATTGAACGAGCCGTTGTACTTTGCAGATCTGATTATATTACAAAGTCTGATCTTCCGAATCTTATAAATAAAATTTCTGAGAAAAAAATTTTTGATACAACAAATTTAGAAGACGGTTACGAAAACAAAGTTAGATCTTTTGAAAAAGAAATTATATTAGAATCACTTAGCAGAACAAACGGAAATAAAAGTGCCGCGGCACGATTGCTGAATATTACCGAACGTCATTTGAGATCAAGAATTGAAATTTTAAATATTATTTATACGAAGGAATAA